From Streptosporangium album, the proteins below share one genomic window:
- a CDS encoding delta-60 repeat domain-containing protein, which produces MFARTTSVLVAALMVASTGVATAGTTKHSKVVSTDPVDTTPHVLDGIVNAIALVGGTVVVGGSFGEVRDAGSATTLKRDNIFAYDLATGRILPGFEPSLDRPVNALAAGADGTVYAGGEFATTGYARTRGLARLRLSDGAQVSGFDAQVQGGIVTSLVRRDSHLYVGGDFTGVGRVSRTALARLDATTGAVDPDFTIEPGAPRGSRVKVQAMALARDRLAVDGNFTTLNGQSRPQLGLVDVGALPAAVADWRTDAYAGPCMDVFPSYVRGLDFAPDGDYFAVVTTGGPARGGKMCDTAARFETRTRGEVAPTWVNHTGGDSLYSVSVTGAAVYVGGHQRWLDNPLGHDSAGPGAVERPGIGAIHPQTGKALKWNPTRERGIGVKAFLAHPGGLLVGSDTTQLGREYHARVGMFPMP; this is translated from the coding sequence ATGTTTGCCAGAACCACTTCCGTGCTGGTCGCGGCCCTGATGGTGGCCTCCACCGGGGTCGCAACCGCCGGCACCACGAAGCACAGCAAGGTCGTCTCGACCGATCCGGTGGACACCACCCCGCACGTGCTCGATGGGATCGTCAACGCCATCGCCCTGGTGGGCGGCACGGTGGTGGTCGGCGGATCGTTCGGCGAGGTCCGTGACGCCGGGAGCGCGACGACCCTGAAACGCGACAACATCTTCGCCTACGACCTGGCCACCGGGCGGATCCTGCCCGGCTTCGAGCCGTCCCTCGACCGCCCGGTCAACGCCCTGGCCGCGGGGGCCGACGGCACCGTCTACGCCGGCGGCGAGTTCGCGACGACCGGCTATGCCAGGACCCGCGGGCTGGCCCGGCTGCGGCTGTCCGACGGGGCTCAGGTGAGCGGCTTCGACGCCCAGGTCCAGGGCGGCATCGTCACCAGCCTGGTCCGGCGTGACTCCCACCTCTATGTGGGTGGCGACTTCACCGGAGTAGGCCGCGTCTCCCGCACGGCCCTCGCCCGGCTGGACGCCACCACCGGCGCCGTCGACCCGGACTTCACCATCGAGCCGGGCGCCCCCCGGGGAAGCCGGGTCAAGGTCCAGGCGATGGCTCTCGCCCGGGACCGGCTGGCGGTCGACGGCAACTTCACCACCCTCAACGGACAGTCGCGGCCCCAGCTCGGCCTCGTCGACGTCGGCGCCCTGCCGGCGGCGGTCGCCGACTGGCGGACGGACGCCTACGCGGGCCCGTGCATGGACGTCTTCCCCAGCTACGTGAGGGGCCTGGATTTCGCCCCCGATGGCGACTACTTCGCGGTCGTGACGACCGGCGGTCCCGCGCGGGGCGGAAAGATGTGCGACACCGCCGCGCGCTTCGAGACCCGCACCAGGGGAGAGGTGGCGCCGACATGGGTGAACCACACCGGCGGCGACTCCCTCTACTCGGTGTCGGTCACCGGCGCGGCGGTCTACGTGGGCGGCCACCAGCGCTGGCTGGACAATCCCCTCGGCCACGATTCGGCCGGACCGGGAGCGGTGGAACGGCCCGGCATCGGGGCGATCCACCCTCAGACGGGGAAGGCCCTGAAGTGGAATCCGACAAGAGAGCGTGGAATCGGCGTCAAAGCATTCCTGGCCCACCCCGGTGGCCTACTTGTTGGTAGTGACACAACGCAGCTGGGTCGCGAGTACCATGCCCGAGTCGGCATGTTCCCGATGCCGTGA
- a CDS encoding geranylgeranyl reductase family protein, with product MQRNVAEADADVIVVGAGPAGSTTAFHLAQAGLDVLLLEKTTFPREKVCGDGLTPRAVKQLIAMGIDIDAPGWVRNKGLRVVGGGMRFELDWPELSNYPDFGLVRTRQDFDQILADNAVRGGVRLLQGVNVTAPILDDRSGHIVGVVAKKDGEEVSYRSRLVVAADGNSTRISLAMGLHKREDRPMGVAVRTYFESPRHDDDYLETWLELWDGDTLLPGYGWIFGVGDGTSNVGLGLLNTSESFKGMDYRDLLKRWVKGMPPEWGYVEENMTGPIRGAALPMAFNRQPHYTRGLVLVGDAGGMINPFNGEGIAYAMETGHIAAESIVQALARATPAQRERVLRAYPQTLKDAYGGYFTLGRGFVELIGHRGVMDFFTRHALPHPSLMRFALKLLANLTDRRGDASDRIINALSKVAPPA from the coding sequence ATGCAGCGGAACGTCGCTGAGGCTGACGCCGACGTCATCGTCGTCGGCGCCGGGCCCGCCGGTTCGACAACCGCTTTCCATCTCGCACAGGCCGGGCTCGACGTCCTGCTGCTTGAGAAGACCACATTCCCCCGTGAGAAGGTCTGCGGCGACGGGCTGACGCCCCGAGCGGTCAAGCAGCTCATCGCCATGGGGATCGACATCGACGCTCCCGGATGGGTCAGGAACAAGGGCCTGCGGGTGGTCGGCGGCGGGATGCGTTTCGAGCTCGACTGGCCCGAGCTGTCCAACTATCCGGACTTCGGGCTGGTCCGCACCCGGCAGGACTTCGACCAGATCCTCGCCGACAACGCGGTGCGCGGCGGGGTCCGCCTGCTGCAGGGCGTCAACGTCACCGCCCCGATCCTCGACGACCGCAGCGGCCACATCGTGGGCGTGGTCGCGAAGAAGGACGGCGAAGAGGTCTCCTACCGGTCCCGCCTGGTGGTCGCCGCCGACGGCAACTCCACCCGGATCTCCCTGGCGATGGGGTTGCACAAGCGCGAGGACCGCCCGATGGGCGTCGCCGTACGGACCTATTTCGAGAGTCCGCGGCACGACGACGACTACCTGGAGACCTGGCTGGAGCTGTGGGACGGCGACACCCTGCTGCCGGGCTACGGCTGGATCTTCGGCGTCGGCGACGGCACCTCCAACGTGGGTCTGGGGTTGCTGAACACCTCCGAGTCCTTCAAGGGAATGGACTACCGCGACCTGCTCAAGCGCTGGGTCAAGGGCATGCCCCCGGAGTGGGGCTACGTCGAGGAGAACATGACGGGCCCCATCAGGGGCGCGGCGCTGCCGATGGCCTTCAACCGTCAGCCGCACTACACACGGGGCCTGGTGCTGGTAGGCGACGCGGGTGGGATGATCAACCCGTTCAACGGGGAGGGCATCGCCTACGCGATGGAGACCGGCCACATCGCGGCCGAGAGCATCGTCCAGGCGCTGGCCAGGGCGACCCCCGCCCAGCGGGAGCGCGTGCTGCGCGCCTATCCTCAGACGTTGAAGGACGCCTATGGTGGCTATTTCACCCTGGGCAGGGGCTTCGTGGAGCTCATCGGGCATCGCGGCGTGATGGACTTCTTCACGCGTCACGCGCTGCCTCACCCCAGCCTGATGCGTTTCGCCCTCAAGCTTCTTGCCAACCTCACCGACCGGCGAGGCGACGCGTCAGACCGCATCATCAACGCTCTGTCGAAGGTCGCGCCACCGGCATGA
- a CDS encoding BldC family transcriptional regulator produces MRGGEIVESSSERLLTPGEVAALFRVDPKTVTRWAAAGRISSIRTPGGHRRFRESEVHALLRGEDVLTAERPAGESPRV; encoded by the coding sequence ATGCGAGGGGGAGAGATTGTGGAGAGTAGCAGCGAGCGTCTGCTGACGCCCGGAGAGGTTGCCGCCCTCTTCCGGGTCGACCCAAAAACGGTTACACGCTGGGCCGCGGCAGGCCGTATCAGCAGCATCCGTACCCCCGGAGGGCACCGGCGGTTCCGCGAGTCGGAAGTGCACGCCCTTCTGCGTGGAGAGGACGTCTTGACGGCCGAACGGCCGGCAGGCGAGTCCCCGCGCGTCTGA
- a CDS encoding DUF4229 domain-containing protein, producing the protein MHPVFVYTASRLGLLAVTIGVLYLLGLRQPLILLVASFLVSGVASYVLLSKQRDAVSERIAKNRE; encoded by the coding sequence GTGCATCCCGTCTTCGTTTACACCGCGTCCCGGCTGGGCCTCCTGGCCGTGACCATCGGTGTGCTCTATCTTCTCGGCCTACGTCAGCCGTTGATCCTGCTGGTCGCGTCATTCCTGGTCAGCGGCGTGGCCAGTTACGTCCTACTGTCCAAGCAGCGTGACGCGGTGAGTGAGCGGATCGCCAAGAATCGGGAGTGA
- a CDS encoding demethylmenaquinone methyltransferase: MTRASLDKQPHEVAAMFDRTARRYDLVNDVISLGQVRLWRKATAAAVDAGPGELVLDLGAGTGTSTDAFTTLGARAIASDFSLGMLRTGVRRRGGSGLSGLSGGGVRGVSFIAGDALRLPFADGVFDAVTISTALRNVQDTDQALREMLRVAKPGARLVILEFSHPTFRSFDLVYSQYLMKLMPQAAKLVGSNDDSYEYLAESIRAWPDQAALAKIIQGAGWERVAWRNLALGIVALHRAYKPS, encoded by the coding sequence ATGACGCGCGCTTCGCTGGACAAGCAACCGCATGAGGTCGCCGCGATGTTCGATCGCACGGCCCGGCGATATGACCTGGTCAATGACGTGATCTCGCTCGGGCAGGTCCGACTGTGGCGTAAGGCGACGGCGGCGGCCGTCGACGCGGGCCCCGGTGAGCTGGTCCTCGACCTGGGGGCGGGCACCGGCACCTCCACCGACGCCTTCACCACGCTGGGCGCCCGTGCGATCGCCTCGGACTTCTCGCTGGGAATGCTGCGCACCGGCGTGCGCCGGCGGGGTGGCTCCGGCCTCTCCGGCCTCTCCGGCGGCGGTGTGCGCGGGGTCAGTTTCATCGCGGGTGACGCGCTGAGGCTGCCCTTCGCCGACGGGGTCTTCGACGCGGTGACGATCTCGACCGCGCTGCGCAACGTCCAGGACACCGATCAGGCGCTGCGTGAGATGCTCCGGGTCGCCAAGCCGGGGGCGCGCCTGGTGATCCTCGAGTTCTCCCATCCGACGTTCAGGTCCTTCGACCTCGTATACTCGCAGTACCTCATGAAGCTGATGCCGCAGGCCGCCAAGCTGGTCGGTTCCAACGACGACTCATACGAGTACCTGGCGGAGTCGATCAGGGCGTGGCCGGACCAGGCGGCGCTGGCGAAGATCATCCAGGGGGCGGGCTGGGAGCGGGTCGCCTGGCGCAACCTCGCCCTCGGGATTGTGGCGCTTCACCGTGCGTATAAGCCCTCATAG